AACAGCCACATCCCCCCGGAGCTCCTCCTCACCTGAGTACAAACCCTCTACGTTCTCTCTTACCATCACAAGATCCATGCGCCTGAGGGATATGCCCTCATAACTCTTGAAGGGTCGTACGTTTGCGTATAGATCGAACTCCCTCCTGATTCTCAGGTTAACGCTCGGATAGCTCCTCCCCTTGGTGGGAGTGGCAATCGGGCCCTTGAGAAGGGCGTCACTCTCCCTCAACTTATCCATCCCGCCCTCCTCCATTGGCAGCCCGGTCTCATTGAAGTAGGCCTTGCCGGCCCTCACCTCCACGAACTCCGCATCCATGACCCTTTCCAGTAGGGAGAGAGTGGCGTCGATGACCTCGGGTCCCACGCCGTCGCCCCTTATCACCGCTATCCTGGGCCTCAAGCCTATCACTCCCAGGGCAGTTTCCCGTGCCTCTTGTAGTAGGACTCTATCCCGCCCTCCTCGAGCAGCGACATTATCATCGGTGGGAACGGCTTGAAGCTCTCCTCCGTTCCCTTGGAGAGGTTCCTGACGGTGCCCTCTCGTAAGTCAACTTCCATCTCGTCACCATCCTCCGCCTCTACTCTCGCCTCCACCAAGGGAAGGCCCACGTTTATCGCGTTCCTGTAGAAGATCCTCGCGAAGCTCTCGGCCACGACAGCACCAACTCCCACGAGCTTAAGGAGTCTAGCGGCATGCTCCCTACTCGATCCGTATCCGAAATTCCTTCCGGCCACTATAACGTCATTGGGCCTGACCCTCTCGCTGAACCCGGGTATGAGATCATTGAACACGTACTGCCTCATCTCCTCTAGGGTCCTGACCTTGTACTTGAGCCTGCCCGGGATTATGTGGTCCG
The DNA window shown above is from Thermoproteota archaeon and carries:
- a CDS encoding 3-isopropylmalate dehydratase small subunit, which produces MRIRGRAWRLGDHITTDHIIPGRLKYKVRTLEEMRQYVFNDLIPGFSERVRPNDVIVAGRNFGYGSSREHAARLLKLVGVGAVVAESFARIFYRNAINVGLPLVEARVEAEDGDEMEVDLREGTVRNLSKGTEESFKPFPPMIMSLLEEGGIESYYKRHGKLPWE